Part of the Nicotiana sylvestris chromosome 2, ASM39365v2, whole genome shotgun sequence genome, ACATAATCAAATATAATGATTTATTTGTTCCAATTGTATTTCTCGTTGTTTCTTCTTAATATACATTACATATTTTATCCCAattgtatttatttttagataCAATGAATATATGTTTCAACGATGTATTTCTTATCTTTGTTTCCGGTCCAAATCTACAAAAGTTAGTTGAAACTCCATTtattttagccaaataaaaaaagATTTAGCCAAAGTAATGAAGCTCAAATGGTGTTTtttctacaaaaagaaaaaatattgtatatttttatttttattttcatgcaatgactatttatttaaactttgcatttttcttttttgagTCGAATTCGCAAATTTTTGATCGGAattttactacttttcagctaaAATATTTATTTAGCCAATATATGGAGTTCCAACAACATATTTTTTTAGATGCAATAACAATTTATTTTAattgtgtattccttctttttctAACCAAATATTTAAAAGTAACTtgattaaaatattattatttttagccaaataaaaaattataatCAAAATAACGTTGTTTcaagttttgttttctttttacgGAAAAAATGATTTAAATAGATGGTGGACTCAACaagataaaaatatatattttattacaaaaaaatGCCAcatggacaaaaatatccatgtGGCAGTGCGTGTGTCACACTCCCATGAATTGTCGGCGTCCAGGGGGTCGAGGCTATGAAATTGCCAAGTTCAGAGGTATTAAAGACCACGTGAAGTTTAAGGAGGAACTAAACAAAAGTTGCCAAGTTCAGGGGAGTCCCGAACTACTCTGCCAAAATGAAAATATAAGTAATTCGATATGAAGTAGCTTATGGAACCTCTGAATGAGAACTAGCTTTGGACTATGTTAAAGTACGCATCAGAGCATCACCATTTGCATTCTTTTTATTACTTATAGTTGTTCAAAGGAGGAAGAAATTTTAATTCGATTCATCACTGCGAATCCTTAAGCTAGTGAGAGTGCTAAGGGAAAAATAAATACGTGGATTAGCAGTAAGCAATGTTGTTTCAGTACTAATTCCTTTCCCAGAGTATGGTTCTTTATGTAGTAGACTTTGTAAACCTATATATTTTAAGTCGTTTTGATGATGAATGTTCTACTTTAATGAATTTTGCTATAGTTTGCCAAATTTATGTGAGGGTTTTTTAAAAGCTGTACATTTTGAAATTTCAGGGGACCAAACACCCGTCATCCAGGACTGCTGCAGCAATATCAGCTTGGGCTTTCCTTCTTTCAAACATTAATAGATGGAGTATTGATCACAAAAAGTGGAAAGGGTATACCACGAAAATTATTTAGTGTAGTTAGTAGAATTTCCGATTGCTAGTATTCCTCTTAGTGTTTTAGGTATTTTTCTGATATGATATATTTCACTTTGCTAAAAGTGGTGAAGCTGATGCCTTCATTCATTGGCACAGATTGATCCCTTTTCTTCTAAAAAAGCTCGAGGAAAATGATGAACATGTTAATGCTGCTAGCATTGAAGCACTTGCTATAATTTTTGAAAATGGCAGTCTTGAGAAATTTTCAAATCAAGCAGAAGAATATGAAAATACAAAGAACATGAAAGATGACATAATGAAGCATGTGAAGAGAGCATGCAATGGCACCAAACAAGATGCTTCAAAAATTCTCGAGGTATACATATATCTTTTGTGGTAATAAATATCCATATTGTATTCTGTCTTCCAAAAGGCCCAACACTTCGATTGCAGGATGATTACAATAAGACGACCTCCCTCACCTTATGCGGAACAAGACTTACCTTTAGTACCTGGTCACAATTGAAACAGGTTTCTTAGCCCTAACATCTTTGTTTCCTAACATATGTTACCGATTGCTATTCTTTTGGCTTACCTTTTCCTCTTAAAATTGGACTTCAATTACAGATAAGTTACATAAGAAGATTTTTAGGTTATGGTTTTACAAAACACATGATGGTGAGTTTCGACATTTTTGTCTTCATCTCCTTGAACACTAATTACATTTGTAATGCAGCTGATTATTTGCTTGATAACAGGAAAACGAAAACCTCCGCAACATATTTAACTTTGTACCGGCGACGAAAACTAGTGGCGTAGAACTGTATAAACCTGAATTTGAAAAGGTGAGCTTTTGTGAGTTCTCCTTGTGTTTTGTGTTAAAATCACCCGTGATGTTCCTTTCCGTTCCGATAGAATCTAGAGTGCAACTGATTTTCCATTTATCTACTTGATATTGGCTGGCACTCCTAAGATTATTTTTATTCCATTCACTTCCTCCTGCTTTTAGTCATTTTGTTGCCTTTTCTTTTCGTGCTCCTACTTAAACTCTTTAAGCAGTAATAACATCTTGCTTTATATTGCCCTTTTAAGGTGGTTGTTCGGGTATTCTTACCCGATGTAAGAAGAGAAACTTGCTCAAAGGTATGCAGTTACATGATTAAGTAATCTTTATTTGAACATTTATTTTGCTGTTGTTTCATGACATAGGTTTTGATTTTAACAATGTAATTTCTGAAGCTATTCGTGTAATATTGAGTCGTCACTAAGATCTACATGTGTTTTCCTTTTCCTTGCAGAGGATGAATATGTCCCCTAGTTCTCTAGTGAGCAAGGGAAGGACTAAGTTGATGAACAAGTATAGGAGTCTTGCAGAGGTGTGTTTGTTGGTATTCAGTTTGTATGCTTTATTATACTCATATGCCACTTCGATTGGCTCATTTTGCGCTTTATCATGTTTATATTGAGCAGGACACTAAGGCCGGGCATTACATTGCTGATGAAGATCTTGATTGAAATATTGTTTCAATTGGTGTAAATTCTTTGCCATGTTATTGAATTATAAAATTTTCAGGCATCATTTATTTATATCTTCACTGAAAGTGATTCCTTTTCTTCTTACTGTTTTATGATTTCTATACATGATCTTTCTTATTCAAGAGATGTTTAAATATATTCATTATCCAAAGCGGAACACAAAAGATAGAGAggtagaagaaaaagaaaaaagaggatgGAAAATAATTAAAGATATTGATTCCTAATTCCTAAAGTAATCATTTATACTTTGTAGTAAATATATAGAACATGAACAGAACTATTTATGGAATTTCAAGACATTCCGTTTCATCTCACATACATCTTACTCCAAATCCTACTTACCATTACTCTATCAACATAGTTTAACAAGTGTCCTCACCGCATAATCAAGTCACATTTTTTTGTTCTATTATAGTATTTTATAATTGCAATTAGTATGTTTGCGTACAagatttgaatatatctcaagctaacaatttacaaaaataaaaataaaaataaaatgtatTAGAAGTTCCCTATATTTTCTATTGGCATAAAAATCTAATAGGGCCGAAAAGAGTCTTAGAAAGCATATGACCTAAGGTATAACATTCTAACATGTCGAAAACATATTCCCAATTAATTGATATCGCCTATATAGATCTTTTTGTTCTATTGTGTCCTATCTTACGCTAAGTCTGCATGAATTTAATGAAATTGTTGGTCTTTTGAGACAACTTCCTTCCATGTGATTTTGGGTCTACCCCATTCCCTTATAACACCTTCACTCACTATGATTTTAGGTGCAAGAACTTTATGAAGCAATAATATAGTTATCACACGTGACCTGAGTTTCAATGAGACTACTCCTTTGCCTTGTGTCAAATTAACTGATATATGATCTGCTTGTATTGGTGATTGAAATCAATGCTTATTGGTAAtgcatttctttcatatctttcaTTGTTTGTGACTTGTGGTAGTTCAATTGAAGGCCTCTATCCTGCTTCAAACCTTTCCCAATTATAAGTTTGCAGCTTGATGTTGACACCTCTTGAAAACCTTAACCTTCAGTATCGAATTTGAGAAGGCTCCAGAATCTACATTTCGGTAGGATTTGTTAGGTTGACAGATTTCAGATTCCATGATTCTATTTATCGTGGTTTTGGGAAAACCAGTATGGCATCACAAGTCCGAGTTTCACCTCTGGTTACGTGAACTGAATTTCATGCAGCAAGGAAATGACCAATTCCTGATGTTGTCCAAGTTCTTAGCTCTTTAATTGAAGTTCAATAACAACTGTCTCTCTAAAAAACTTTTGCGGACCAATCCCAGAAATGATATTGCTGTTGGAAGCTGCAGCCTGCAGTACATACTACATAGAGTTCTCAGACAATGAGCTGTTTGGCCATGTTACTGTGACTATATATGTTATTATCTCTGAAATAAAACTTCATTGACATAAGAAAGAAGAGAAATATTCGAACTTGAACATTTTGTTTTCGAATGTAATCAATGAAAAAAGGAATGTAAGTAGGTAAGGGGGTGGATGTAGCCAAGTGGATCAAGGCAGTGCAAGGATTCAATTCCTTGCATAATTCATAAATATCATAATAAATGATTGGCTATGAGTGATAGGGTTGATGCTTGGGAACAATGTCAAAGGTCTTCTTTTAATAACTCATGGGTATGATGCACGAAGAGTTGGTAAGAAAATGGCTTTATCATTTGTCTGACCATATTACTGTGACTATATATGGTTTAGAAACGCTGGCCAGCTGACTGAGAGATGAAAGAAATTCTTCTTGCCTACTGCATCTCACCTATATTTGCAGGTGTTCAGCTGGACCAAGTGGCATTGGTTCATGTGATTTACATAGTGATGTGCATCTTACAACAATGGAATAGACCTCTCTTGTGAGGTGAAACTGGCTTCTTACAAGGGTTCTACATGCATCGTTCACATAATGGTCTTTCTGGTAAGCTTCCAGGTACCACTGGCAAAACAATTAGCGTTTGTACGAGGAACTTTCTCTAATACTTGCTTCATTGGATACTCTGTTATCTCAACCGTTGTTATACCAATTAGAGCGGGAGGGCGCCAATGGGGAAACATTTGACACATTGTATGAAGCTGAGTTAGTGCATGTGGATAAGAAGTTTCTATatgaattttgaccacgattaAAGAGGTTATTTGAGTTAAAATAGATTGGCAATGAGATTGAAGATCTCAAAGAGAGACATTACTTTCCATGGTATTAAGATGATTGGCTCTGAAGTTGGTTTATGGGAAGTGTTAGTGTCTTGTACTTCATGAAGTTGTCATGGAGAGAAGGTATTGGAAGGTTAGTGAtggattttctttatgtttttaatTTCAAGCGGAAAATGTAGGATGCTAATATTCCTTAACATAAATCCCTCCTCTTTACTTCTTGTTGGATGTTTTAATTTTTTAACATCACCCACACTGTCCAACCACACAAGGCAGTTTTGATGAGACTAAAGATATGATGGAACTAATATTTGCATACTGAACAAAGTACAATAAGAAACAGATAAATGAAATTAATACCTGTGGATTTGGAGAAAATATTAGGCCTTTCTTTTTCATTGTAGTTTCAGGAAATATGGTGGATTGGGGGTTGACAATTTGTGAAACGTTTGAACTATCTTTTTTTGTAATTAAGTTACTTTGTCGTGCACTTGAAAGACTATTGTGATAACTTTTCATTTCTCTTCAGGCTGAACCATGTGCTGAAGCGTAAACCAACAAATGCTTCCCTACTGCATTGAAGATAAGACCTGTGGTTTCTGTCCAACTTCAAATCAGTTTAATGTGAGAATACTCTTTCAAAGTCCCTACTTTTTCAGAAATGCAATTCTTTCAGGCATCTCATTCTCATAAACCGGCTGCACCTACACCTACTTCTCTTTTCTAATGAAGTCACTTCAATTGTCCAGCTATAAGATTGTTTGATATTTTCTAGTAGACTACCTCCTCAATCACTTCATTATGTTCTCTAAAACGGACATTTACCTCTTTCTCCTTGACAGTACCTTGTCAGCTAAGCAATCTTATTCCCCTACCTCCTCAATCACTTCTTTTTATCATTGTTTGAGAGAACCCATATAGCCTTCAGAAATGAAGAACCAGGTGGTCTGGCACCTTAGCATGAACTTCGGCCCCTGAGTGATTTGGCCAAAGTTCATGCAGTGCATCAAATGACCTGTTCCTGATATTCTCCAATATCACTGAGTGATAATGTCAGTTATGTAACAGCAACCTCTCAAAATTCCTTTCATCTTTGTTGTTCATCCTATTGATCTCCATACAAACAATTCACTTTGAAGTCTCCCTCCATATTAGAGCTGCATTTATCTTTGTGGCAACCAATGCTAAATCTAACAATAACAATCTCTGGTGAACTACCTTATTCAGATCTAGAATGTTGAAGCTATAGATCTTTTCAGGTGGCATTCCATGTTAGATAAGAGAACTTTCCATAACCAGATACGTATTGGTCCTTTTCCTAGATTCATCACATTTCAAAATCTAGAGCTTCTGAAATTGGTGCGTAATAGATATGCAGGGAATCTACCGCAGTTTGAGGACAAAATGCAGAGCCTATTTTTTTTATTGGTCTTGCGTCAAAAATCTTTTTTGGACCAATCCCAGAAACGATACTGCAGTTAGAAGATGTAGCCTGAAGTGCATAGATTTTTTAATGAACTTTTTGGCCATATCGCTGTGATTCGTTTGAAAACACTGGCTAGCAGACTGTATGATGGGATTCTTCTTGCCTATGAATCTCATTTTCACTTATATTTGCAGGTATTCAGCTGGACCTAAGTGAAATAGGTTCATGTATATGTGTGAGAATTTTTCAGCGTGGCAGAGTTGATGACACCCTTGTAGAAGGGTGTCTACGCCAGTGCCAATGGGGAGACATTTTGATAAAATGTACTATGAAGAGTTGGTGCATGTTAACAACTTTCTATATGCGTTTTGACCATGATGAAATAGCTTATATATGCTGTTGATGGATTTGTTTTTGTATATTTGAAGCTGAAAATGTAAGATGTTAATAATCTTTAACATAAACGAACACTATTTTATCTGGTATTTGGGCTGGTAGGATGTAACATGTACTCATAGAACAGTTGAGTAGCACAAAATTTAATTTCTAACATCCCCCACACCGTTGCACGTTACTCAGCAGTTTGTTAGCGTACGGCGTATTCGTTCAATGTAGGAAGACGTACTACTGAGATACTATAAGAGAAGTATTTCTAAGTTCAATTCCATTACTTTTAGATTGATGGGTTGCAAATTAAGTTGGGACGAAGGCTTTGagaagaacaactcaaaattaCTTTGCTTCAGTCCCATATGACTTCATTAGTGGAATCCAAAAGGAAAGAGATTGTTTACCTCCCGCAAATCATTTCTgtggtaaaagaaaaaaaaatattttgaaggaAATGTAAGAACTGAAATCATTTTGGTAACTTGACTATAAAGTATCCTGGTAGGAATGCTTTTAGCTAGTTTACTCTCTGAAAAATGCATTCCGAAGGAAACACACGTGAATTTTTAACATCATACCATTACCACGTGGATAATTCAAAACATATTTTCTAGGATATATGTTGAATCATAAAGTGTTGTTAATTTCCTGAAAATCCTACTTCTCCAGGACTACCAATATGAGAGTGTGGATGGTTCATTCCATTTGGTGCAAAATCCAAACGCACCATAGAAATGCCAAGAGTGTTAAGAATCCCGGAACTTGAGCAATATTTACTGCAGTCAAACGGAATCCAAGTGCATTTGACGTGTTGCCTGCTACTGAGATAGATAGAAGTCATCTGCTTGCAAGCCATGCCATTGAGGACAAGCAGCTAGCAGTACAAAGTTA contains:
- the LOC104232174 gene encoding uncharacterized protein isoform X1; the encoded protein is MDVNKPIWRLTGENLSRRLNRQVGFSTPEIDDDSAMEEKQRPIHILKKKLSPYLEDLFKKKSLAREKALRTLVAEFESNVRYEFAENNFVTLVHRCQNCLKRGSASEIDLALQLIGLVVLTLGAGDDAHEIYEESLVFLPQLLNCKLSHSVKVMECLSIVTLVAARDFVDTERSMEIIWQFMNQESKFKGTKHPSSRTAAAISAWAFLLSNINRWSIDHKKWKGLIPFLLKKLEENDEHVNAASIEALAIIFENGSLEKFSNQAEEYENTKNMKDDIMKHVKRACNGTKQDASKILEDDYNKTTSLTLCGTRLTFSTWSQLKQISYIRRFLGYGFTKHMMENENLRNIFNFVPATKTSGVELYKPEFEKVVVRVFLPDVRRETCSKRMNMSPSSLVSKGRTKLMNKYRSLAEDTKAGHYIADEDLD
- the LOC104232174 gene encoding uncharacterized protein isoform X2 — protein: MECLSIVTLVAARDFVDTERSMEIIWQFMNQESKFKGTKHPSSRTAAAISAWAFLLSNINRWSIDHKKWKGLIPFLLKKLEENDEHVNAASIEALAIIFENGSLEKFSNQAEEYENTKNMKDDIMKHVKRACNGTKQDASKILEDDYNKTTSLTLCGTRLTFSTWSQLKQISYIRRFLGYGFTKHMMENENLRNIFNFVPATKTSGVELYKPEFEKVVVRVFLPDVRRETCSKRMNMSPSSLVSKGRTKLMNKYRSLAEDTKAGHYIADEDLD